One region of Pseudobdellovibrionaceae bacterium genomic DNA includes:
- a CDS encoding dihydroorotase: protein MSFDLVLANAHSVLPADPQAQGTSPLVQELVHIGIKNGKIAEISKTPLSGNELIDCTGLTVLPGVIDSQVHFREPGMTHKEDLESGTRAAAMGGVTTVFEMPNTVPATTTKELFEDKMNRAKDRAWTNYAFYIGGSPENVDQLAELEKLPGCSGIKVFMGSSTGTLLVEDDPTLEKIFRSGTRRVILHSEDEPRLRERRHIAIDSADVRNHHVWRDVESAVISTTRLLKLARKTGRPVHVLHVSTAEELEILKDEKDIASVECLPQHLTLAAPEAYERLGTKAQQNPPIREDRHRQALWKALNGGVIDVMGSDHAPHTLEEKARPYPQSPSGMPMVQTMVPIMLNHIHKGRLSLFRFVELVGEAPRRVFGCRTKGRIAVGLDADFTIVDLNRQETITNDWIQSRCGWTPFDGEKVTGWPVMSLVGGKILLKDGKLQAQGLGRPVSFHV from the coding sequence ATGTCATTCGATCTCGTCCTCGCCAATGCCCATTCCGTCCTTCCCGCCGACCCGCAAGCCCAGGGCACCTCGCCTCTAGTCCAGGAGCTCGTCCATATCGGTATCAAGAACGGCAAAATCGCCGAGATCTCGAAAACGCCTCTCAGTGGAAACGAACTTATCGACTGTACGGGACTGACGGTTCTTCCCGGCGTGATCGATTCGCAAGTCCACTTCCGTGAACCCGGCATGACCCACAAAGAGGATCTCGAGTCGGGCACCCGCGCGGCCGCGATGGGCGGAGTCACGACGGTGTTCGAAATGCCGAACACCGTTCCCGCGACAACGACCAAAGAACTCTTCGAAGACAAGATGAACCGCGCCAAAGACCGTGCGTGGACCAACTACGCCTTCTACATCGGCGGCAGCCCCGAAAACGTCGACCAGCTGGCCGAACTCGAAAAGCTGCCCGGTTGCTCGGGCATCAAAGTTTTCATGGGAAGCTCCACCGGCACGCTGCTGGTGGAGGACGATCCGACGCTCGAAAAGATCTTTCGCTCGGGCACCCGTCGCGTGATCCTGCATTCGGAAGACGAGCCCCGTTTGCGCGAACGCCGCCACATCGCGATCGACTCGGCGGACGTGCGCAACCACCATGTCTGGCGCGATGTCGAGTCGGCGGTCATCTCGACGACGCGACTTTTGAAGCTGGCCCGCAAAACCGGACGCCCCGTTCATGTTCTGCACGTCTCGACGGCCGAAGAACTCGAAATCTTGAAAGACGAAAAAGACATCGCGTCGGTCGAATGTCTGCCCCAGCACCTGACGCTAGCGGCGCCGGAAGCTTACGAACGTTTAGGCACGAAGGCGCAGCAGAACCCGCCGATCCGCGAAGATCGCCACCGCCAAGCGCTGTGGAAAGCCTTGAACGGCGGCGTGATCGACGTGATGGGCTCGGACCATGCGCCCCACACGCTCGAAGAGAAAGCGCGCCCCTATCCGCAAAGCCCCAGCGGCATGCCGATGGTGCAGACGATGGTGCCGATCATGCTAAACCATATCCACAAGGGCCGCCTTTCCCTGTTCCGCTTCGTGGAACTGGTCGGCGAAGCCCCCCGCCGCGTCTTCGGTTGCCGCACCAAGGGTCGCATCGCCGTCGGTCTCGACGCCGATTTCACGATCGTGGATCTCAACCGCCAAGAGACGATCACCAACGACTGGATTCAGAGCCGCTGCGGGTGGACCCCGTTTGACGGCGAAAAGGTCACCGGCTGGCCCGTGATGAGCCTCGTGGGCGGGAAAATCCTTCTGAAAGACGGCAAACTTCAGGCCCAGGGACTAGGTCGCCCCGTCTCTTTTCACGTCTAG
- a CDS encoding DUF3575 domain-containing protein, with the protein MRSMAALVLTSLLALPAFAQDREPAQAGRHFKPRHEPTMNLRFNPLAALLLTVDGSFDFMITPHVTIGPKLTYINFKIFDVQLKGLALGGEGRYHFNGAFNDGVYLNGILTTISIEASAKSNLTGETATAKGEGLNYGVGLGYHWFWDSFNLNLGLVLGGTSAGKIEVKDSTGSTVESTSPNLSTGLDFKIGFTF; encoded by the coding sequence ATGCGCTCAATGGCCGCTCTCGTTTTGACTTCGCTTCTGGCTCTCCCCGCCTTCGCGCAAGACCGCGAACCCGCCCAAGCGGGCCGCCACTTCAAACCGCGCCACGAGCCGACCATGAACCTCCGTTTCAATCCGCTGGCGGCACTGCTGCTGACCGTGGACGGGAGCTTCGACTTCATGATCACGCCCCATGTGACCATCGGTCCCAAACTGACCTACATCAACTTCAAGATCTTCGACGTGCAACTGAAAGGTCTCGCACTGGGTGGGGAAGGTCGCTATCACTTCAACGGCGCCTTCAACGACGGAGTTTATCTGAACGGGATTCTGACCACGATCAGCATCGAGGCTTCGGCGAAAAGCAACCTCACCGGCGAAACCGCGACCGCGAAAGGTGAAGGCCTGAACTACGGCGTCGGCTTGGGCTACCATTGGTTTTGGGATTCATTTAACCTGAACCTGGGATTGGTGTTGGGCGGAACATCCGCGGGCAAAATCGAAGTGAAAGATTCAACAGGCTCGACGGTGGAATCCACAAGCCCCAATTTGTCGACCGGCCTTGATTTCAAAATCGGGTTTACCTTCTGA
- a CDS encoding pyridoxamine 5'-phosphate oxidase family protein, whose product MKTAEFAELVQGIRFAMFTTSSLEGGLSSRPLTVQEMTAQGDLFFLISDTSTLAEEVRANGRVNATLTKPESSIYVSLVGSAEVTHDQERIDELWSIGAQAFFPRGPKDPDLALLHMRIESAELWDSPSSRIVQAWKFAKAIVTGEKASDAGRHKSFEFEVIQT is encoded by the coding sequence ATGAAAACCGCAGAATTTGCCGAGCTGGTGCAAGGCATTCGCTTTGCGATGTTCACCACTTCAAGTCTCGAAGGTGGTCTCTCGAGTCGCCCACTCACCGTACAGGAAATGACCGCGCAGGGGGATCTGTTCTTCTTGATCAGCGACACTTCCACACTTGCGGAAGAAGTGCGCGCGAACGGTCGCGTGAACGCCACCCTCACGAAACCCGAATCTTCTATTTACGTGTCGCTTGTCGGCTCTGCCGAAGTCACCCACGATCAGGAGCGCATTGATGAGTTGTGGAGCATCGGCGCGCAAGCCTTCTTTCCGCGCGGACCGAAAGATCCCGACCTTGCCCTCTTGCATATGCGCATAGAAAGCGCCGAGCTTTGGGATTCGCCGTCGTCGCGTATCGTGCAAGCTTGGAAATTCGCGAAGGCCATCGTGACTGGTGAGAAGGCATCGGATGCCGGTCGCCACAAATCTTTCGAATTTGAAGTCATTCAAACATAA
- a CDS encoding DUF4360 domain-containing protein, which yields MKTMLMTAIATLMMAATAQAQSQLRLGTPSYGGTGCPGGTASVSVSPDQSAVSILFDQFLTEAGRDAGRRIDRKSCNFSIPVRVPSGYSVAVFQVDYRGYNAVPRGGYNRFDAEYFWAGSRGPRISRQFNGPINDTYTLTDNLIATTLVWSPCGADVNLRVNASMMSSTNSRQEQTLGTVDSADISSGLIYRLQWRRCR from the coding sequence ATGAAAACAATGTTGATGACCGCTATTGCCACTTTGATGATGGCCGCAACCGCCCAAGCACAAAGCCAGCTCAGACTCGGCACACCTTCGTACGGTGGCACCGGCTGTCCCGGCGGTACCGCCAGCGTATCGGTGAGCCCCGATCAATCGGCGGTCTCGATTCTTTTCGACCAGTTCCTGACCGAAGCCGGCCGCGATGCCGGTCGCCGTATCGACCGCAAGTCGTGTAACTTCTCGATTCCCGTGCGCGTGCCCTCGGGTTACAGCGTGGCGGTTTTCCAAGTGGACTATCGCGGTTACAACGCGGTTCCTCGTGGCGGGTACAACCGTTTCGATGCGGAGTATTTTTGGGCGGGCTCGCGCGGTCCCCGGATCTCGCGTCAGTTCAACGGTCCCATCAACGACACTTACACTCTGACCGACAATCTGATCGCGACAACTTTGGTTTGGTCGCCTTGCGGAGCGGATGTGAACCTTCGCGTGAATGCGTCGATGATGTCATCGACGAACTCGCGCCAAGAGCAGACTCTCGGCACGGTCGACTCGGCGGATATCAGCTCGGGTTTGATCTACCGTTTGCAATGGCGCCGTTGCCGCTAA
- a CDS encoding S8 family serine peptidase codes for MSRICSFSRRGTMKRISWALKGLVAITALTAVQTTQAAEYIVKYRSSAFFSSMNSMNMQVLDTHDSANLAKVNIPESGKINAMLSMYSNPNVEYIVPNIRLRSFLMPVNMNPTALRSQWAITKVKAEEAWTRAGNKGNKSVVVAVIDTGVDYRHAALVPNMVPGYNFKNKNDDPMDKTGMQNPGHGTHCAGVVGSTGLQDGGTIGLSPNVSIMPLRFLDENGGGDLMDGIKAIDWAIEKGATVISASWGAKVSRSQAQPLVEAVERAGKAGIPFVVAAANDGQNNDKTEYYPTNAGTDNTIAVAASNSSDAKPSWSNYGKAKVHVSAPGENIVSTLPGNKYGDLSGTSMATPLVAGLVALLKAQDPSLTPLQLRSLLQASGDKVGISVACDCRVNAFTAVDMLLNKTPFVSPNALTMAKGETRAFEAVFGTAPFQFASSNAAVATIDASGVMTAVAEGETTVSITDAAGKTATSYKIYVGQPQSTPGNPGDPGNPGGDPGSCPIGDAAMCEIICQIMPDAPFCSK; via the coding sequence ATGTCTAGGATTTGCTCATTCTCACGGAGGGGAACTATGAAACGGATTTCATGGGCCTTGAAAGGCCTCGTCGCAATCACGGCACTCACCGCAGTGCAAACAACCCAAGCTGCTGAATACATTGTGAAGTATCGGTCGAGCGCATTCTTCTCGAGCATGAACTCGATGAATATGCAGGTCCTCGATACTCATGACTCGGCGAACTTGGCGAAAGTGAACATCCCGGAATCGGGCAAGATCAACGCCATGCTGAGCATGTATTCGAATCCGAACGTCGAATATATCGTTCCGAACATTCGCCTGCGCTCGTTCCTTATGCCGGTGAATATGAATCCCACTGCGCTGCGTAGCCAATGGGCCATCACGAAAGTGAAGGCGGAAGAGGCTTGGACTCGTGCGGGCAATAAAGGGAACAAGTCGGTCGTGGTCGCCGTCATCGATACCGGTGTCGACTATCGCCACGCGGCTCTGGTGCCCAATATGGTGCCCGGCTACAACTTCAAAAACAAAAACGACGATCCGATGGATAAAACCGGAATGCAAAATCCCGGTCACGGAACTCACTGCGCGGGTGTCGTCGGTTCGACCGGTCTGCAAGACGGCGGAACCATCGGTCTTTCGCCGAACGTTTCGATCATGCCCCTTCGTTTCCTTGACGAAAACGGCGGCGGTGACCTGATGGATGGTATTAAAGCCATCGACTGGGCGATCGAAAAAGGCGCGACCGTGATCTCGGCATCGTGGGGCGCGAAAGTCAGCCGCAGCCAAGCCCAACCTCTGGTTGAAGCGGTTGAGCGTGCGGGCAAAGCGGGAATCCCCTTCGTTGTTGCGGCAGCGAACGACGGTCAGAACAACGATAAGACCGAGTACTATCCCACCAACGCGGGCACCGATAACACCATCGCGGTCGCGGCTTCGAACTCTTCGGACGCAAAACCCAGCTGGTCGAACTACGGTAAAGCGAAAGTCCACGTTTCCGCTCCTGGCGAAAACATCGTGTCGACTCTTCCCGGTAACAAATACGGTGATCTGTCGGGAACTTCGATGGCGACTCCCTTGGTTGCGGGTTTGGTGGCTTTGTTGAAAGCCCAAGATCCTTCGCTGACGCCCCTGCAATTGCGTTCGCTCTTGCAAGCTTCGGGTGACAAGGTCGGTATCTCGGTCGCGTGTGATTGCCGCGTGAACGCGTTCACCGCAGTCGACATGCTTCTGAACAAGACGCCCTTCGTTTCGCCCAACGCATTGACCATGGCGAAAGGTGAGACTCGTGCCTTCGAGGCGGTCTTCGGAACGGCGCCCTTCCAGTTCGCTTCGTCGAACGCTGCGGTTGCGACCATCGACGCTTCGGGTGTCATGACCGCCGTTGCGGAAGGTGAAACGACAGTCTCGATCACGGATGCGGCTGGCAAAACCGCGACTTCGTACAAGATCTATGTCGGTCAGCCCCAGTCGACTCCCGGTAACCCCGGCGATCCCGGTAATCCCGGTGGCGACCCCGGTTCTTGCCCGATCGGTGATGCGGCCATGTGCGAAATCATCTGCCAAATCATGCCCGACGCTCCTTTCTGCTCGAAGTAA
- a CDS encoding undecaprenyl-diphosphate phosphatase — protein sequence MTIIDVVILSLIEGATEFLPVSSTGHLILTSALLGYGEDPFLKAFNIIIQSGAIMAVLVLYWRRFLPNLPFYSRLAIAFTPAAVIGFLVKDKIDAILGASSVSIVAWALIIGGIVLVLTDSERFRGRSDKADVVDFSFARCLALGVLQCLAFIPGVSRSGATIIGGLWLGMNQKAAAEFSFFLGVPTLLAASGYKILKLIRSSGGEGPDALPPLDGHHWFLLGLGIVLSFVFALIAIRFFMALVQKYGFRHFGYYRIVVGVAILTMVYGGWL from the coding sequence ATGACTATTATAGATGTTGTGATTCTCTCCCTCATTGAGGGAGCGACCGAGTTCCTTCCCGTTTCGTCGACCGGTCACCTGATCCTGACGAGCGCCCTTCTCGGATATGGCGAAGATCCTTTCCTGAAAGCCTTCAATATCATCATTCAGTCCGGCGCCATCATGGCGGTCCTTGTCCTCTATTGGCGACGTTTCCTGCCCAACCTGCCGTTTTACTCTCGCCTCGCCATCGCGTTCACCCCCGCCGCGGTCATCGGTTTTCTGGTCAAAGACAAAATCGACGCGATCCTGGGCGCGAGTTCGGTGTCGATCGTCGCCTGGGCGCTCATCATCGGCGGGATCGTGCTCGTTTTGACCGACAGCGAACGCTTCCGTGGCCGCAGCGACAAAGCCGATGTCGTCGACTTCAGCTTCGCGCGCTGCCTGGCGCTCGGCGTGCTGCAATGTTTGGCCTTCATCCCCGGCGTTTCGCGTTCGGGGGCGACCATCATCGGCGGGTTGTGGCTCGGCATGAACCAGAAAGCCGCCGCGGAGTTCTCGTTTTTCCTGGGCGTGCCGACGCTCCTGGCGGCCAGCGGCTACAAAATCTTGAAGCTGATTCGCAGCTCCGGCGGTGAAGGGCCGGACGCCCTGCCCCCGCTCGACGGCCATCACTGGTTCCTGCTGGGACTCGGGATCGTGCTGTCCTTCGTTTTCGCGTTGATCGCGATCCGTTTTTTCATGGCGCTCGTTCAAAAATACGGCTTCCGCCATTTCGGTTACTACCGAATCGTCGTGGGCGTCGCGATCTTGACCATGGTGTATGGAGGGTGGCTGTGA
- a CDS encoding mechanosensitive ion channel family protein: protein MNVAEDVKREGLSFLQQTWMLLPNWKWLGIAIALIAGFFLLHFLRWVFNGARLRLSHRMAGDEYRSFLLREPLQIPLALMITAVFWMSALQLLAFPEGPDRVFKTLIQFIMGWAVIRLAYMAVDAAGQRFAVHAKSTPSTLDDQLAPLATRTAKILVVVLGVLMILQNVGVNVVSILAGLGLGGLALALAAQDTFANLFGSVTILFDRPFQVGEQIKVGDTEGVVEEIGLRSTRVRTATRTIVTVPNALMAKERIENFGVRPSRRVRHVIGVSYATDTHQLHGFMDHIRYVLMQHPLVIKEDIHVYFNGLGDSTLNILVQFFVATHDWAEEQRTQQEILMQIMQIAEHDKVEFAFPSRTLYMVNPKT, encoded by the coding sequence GTGAACGTCGCCGAAGATGTGAAACGCGAAGGACTCAGCTTCTTACAACAGACCTGGATGCTTTTACCGAATTGGAAATGGCTGGGAATCGCCATCGCGCTGATCGCCGGATTCTTCCTGCTGCATTTCTTGCGTTGGGTTTTCAACGGGGCCCGGCTGCGCCTGTCCCACCGAATGGCCGGCGACGAGTACCGCTCATTCTTATTGCGCGAGCCTTTGCAAATCCCCTTGGCCTTGATGATCACCGCGGTTTTCTGGATGTCGGCGCTGCAACTGCTCGCCTTCCCCGAAGGACCCGACCGGGTATTTAAAACCCTCATCCAATTCATCATGGGTTGGGCCGTCATCCGCCTGGCTTACATGGCGGTCGATGCCGCGGGACAAAGATTCGCCGTGCACGCGAAGTCGACCCCGTCGACCTTGGACGATCAGCTCGCCCCGCTCGCGACCCGCACCGCGAAGATCCTGGTCGTCGTCCTGGGCGTCCTGATGATCCTGCAGAACGTCGGCGTGAACGTCGTTTCGATTCTCGCGGGCCTTGGACTCGGGGGCTTGGCGCTCGCGCTGGCCGCACAGGATACTTTCGCGAACCTTTTTGGTTCGGTGACGATCTTGTTCGATCGCCCGTTTCAAGTCGGCGAACAGATCAAGGTGGGAGACACCGAAGGCGTCGTCGAAGAGATCGGACTACGCTCGACGCGGGTCCGTACCGCCACCCGCACGATCGTGACCGTCCCCAATGCGTTGATGGCGAAAGAGCGGATCGAAAACTTCGGCGTCCGTCCGTCGCGGCGAGTACGTCACGTCATCGGTGTTTCCTACGCGACCGACACTCATCAACTGCACGGCTTCATGGATCACATCCGCTACGTGCTGATGCAACACCCGCTCGTGATCAAAGAGGACATCCACGTTTACTTCAACGGCCTCGGCGACTCGACTTTGAATATTCTGGTGCAGTTCTTCGTCGCGACCCACGACTGGGCGGAGGAACAGCGCACCCAGCAAGAGATTCTCATGCAAATCATGCAGATCGCCGAACACGACAAGGTGGAATTCGCCTTCCCCTCGCGCACGCTCTACATGGTGAATCCGAAGACCTAA
- a CDS encoding LysM peptidoglycan-binding domain-containing protein produces MNKHIATVLVFGGLLAIGLAFQNFTTYRVRQGDTLSSIAKRFGTTEAALIKASNLQNPMKLEVGQKLTIASKPLVIPDKKKGKDDKGGKDTRGRP; encoded by the coding sequence TTGAACAAACATATCGCGACGGTGTTGGTTTTCGGCGGTCTGCTCGCCATCGGTCTCGCATTCCAAAACTTCACAACCTATAGGGTTCGTCAGGGCGACACCCTGTCCTCCATCGCGAAAAGGTTCGGGACCACCGAGGCCGCTTTGATTAAAGCCTCGAATCTGCAGAATCCGATGAAGCTCGAGGTCGGGCAGAAGCTGACCATCGCCAGCAAACCGCTGGTCATACCGGACAAGAAAAAGGGCAAAGACGATAAGGGTGGGAAGGACACGCGCGGTCGCCCGTGA
- a CDS encoding PAS domain S-box protein, which translates to MPTLITILAVAAILVLKVVLLELLQFDSPILLFFSAIAFSAWYGGQRQGFLATGLSVGFIILYLMNYREIEVHLWAVRLLMLSLDGIVISLVCGKMHRASARAQSLGREAQLNSERFHKIFTSDMIGIVISDTEGNIEEANDYFLKLVGYTQADLQAKRLSWKMLTTPDTLDASLKALREVLESGTAQPFEKEYLRSDGRRVICSVAATRVNESQMVGFILDLTESKRVQTAQLSESQIFLDSVVENIPNMIFVKDANNLRFVRFNKAGEELLGLDSDNLLGRNDFDLFPPEQAEHFTKADREVLRGHATVDIPEEPISTPQGIRILHTKKIPVYDQDGEAQYLLGISEDITEKKKAEKQKIELLQSELALTEAEKTAQRLAFLTEASAALNRSLDIHAMLNTFARVMIREMASTCVIDILSEDGESFDRLAVTRGSRSGTNEAIDSHVVADFQRLPFDLPAEDRARTNGEIGPRPTLRHGRVQLHPELEEGAICQALTPCPEQGAALNRAGAKSLLVVPILYGTRILGAITLIAPDADRVFDELDISLSQDLAKRAAFAIENANLFSRANEASRAKSAFLANISHEIRTPLGAMIGFAELSLEEGSLNPAQSEHIQKIVKNGQQLLRIVNDVLDISKVESDHLQVDRVDFSLPRLLDEVISLLRNQAESKGLRLSLEKSANLPESVSTDPLRLRQILINMIGNAIKFTERGSVQVLASVSARSSGDAATLVFRILDTGLGIDDTQARRLFEPFVQADESMARKFGGTGLGLHLSRKLARLLGGDVELESSRPDAGSTFRVTIDVQLPLVSPPKDAPAPAAGAHAKLRGRLLVVEDSVDNQILIQAFLAGEDLQIDLAENGREGLEKALATAYDLILMDIQMPVMDGFEAIKQLRAHGHFGQVVALTAHGMKGDRERCLEQGFNDYLSKPISRQSLVECVKANLPQGTPKDQSSSPGLETDLH; encoded by the coding sequence ATGCCGACCCTCATTACGATTCTTGCGGTCGCCGCGATCCTCGTTTTGAAAGTGGTCCTGCTGGAGCTCTTGCAATTCGACTCGCCGATCCTGCTGTTCTTCAGCGCGATCGCCTTTTCAGCTTGGTACGGCGGACAACGTCAGGGTTTTCTGGCGACCGGGTTGTCCGTGGGTTTCATCATCTTGTACCTGATGAACTACCGTGAAATCGAAGTGCACCTGTGGGCGGTTCGCCTGCTGATGCTGTCTTTGGACGGCATCGTGATTTCACTCGTCTGCGGGAAAATGCACCGCGCGTCCGCGCGCGCGCAAAGCCTGGGACGCGAGGCGCAACTCAACAGCGAACGTTTCCACAAGATTTTCACTTCGGACATGATCGGCATCGTCATCAGCGACACCGAGGGCAACATCGAAGAAGCGAACGACTACTTCCTCAAACTCGTCGGCTACACGCAGGCGGACCTTCAGGCCAAACGCCTGTCCTGGAAAATGCTGACGACCCCCGACACGCTCGACGCCAGTCTGAAAGCCCTGCGCGAAGTTTTGGAGTCCGGGACCGCGCAACCCTTCGAAAAAGAATACTTGCGGTCCGATGGACGCCGCGTGATCTGTTCGGTTGCGGCGACGCGGGTGAATGAATCGCAAATGGTGGGTTTCATCCTGGATCTGACCGAATCCAAACGCGTGCAAACGGCGCAGCTCAGCGAATCGCAGATCTTCCTGGATTCCGTCGTCGAGAACATCCCGAACATGATTTTCGTGAAGGACGCGAACAACTTGCGCTTCGTTCGCTTCAACAAAGCGGGGGAAGAGCTGTTAGGCCTGGACAGTGACAACCTTCTGGGTCGGAACGATTTCGATCTTTTCCCGCCCGAGCAGGCCGAACACTTCACCAAAGCGGACCGCGAGGTCTTGCGCGGGCACGCCACCGTCGACATCCCGGAAGAACCGATCTCGACGCCGCAGGGGATCCGTATCCTCCACACGAAGAAAATCCCGGTGTACGATCAGGACGGCGAAGCGCAATACCTGCTCGGCATTTCGGAAGACATCACCGAAAAGAAAAAAGCCGAGAAGCAAAAAATCGAACTCTTGCAATCCGAGCTGGCACTCACCGAAGCCGAAAAAACCGCCCAGCGCCTGGCCTTCCTGACCGAGGCGAGCGCCGCGCTGAACCGCTCGCTCGACATCCACGCCATGCTGAACACCTTCGCCCGGGTCATGATCCGCGAAATGGCCTCGACCTGCGTGATCGACATCTTGAGTGAAGACGGCGAAAGTTTCGACCGCTTGGCCGTGACCCGCGGCAGCCGCTCGGGAACGAACGAGGCCATCGACAGCCACGTCGTCGCCGATTTTCAGAGACTTCCGTTCGACCTCCCCGCCGAAGACCGCGCGCGAACGAACGGCGAAATCGGACCGCGACCGACGCTACGTCACGGGCGCGTGCAATTGCATCCCGAACTCGAGGAAGGCGCGATCTGCCAGGCGCTCACGCCGTGTCCCGAACAGGGCGCGGCCCTGAACCGCGCCGGAGCGAAGTCGCTTTTGGTCGTCCCGATTCTTTACGGCACGCGCATCCTCGGCGCGATCACGCTGATCGCTCCCGACGCCGACCGCGTGTTCGACGAACTCGACATCTCGCTGTCGCAAGATCTGGCGAAACGCGCGGCCTTCGCGATCGAAAACGCGAATCTCTTCAGTCGTGCGAACGAAGCCTCGCGGGCCAAGTCCGCTTTTTTGGCCAACATCAGTCACGAAATCCGCACGCCTTTAGGCGCGATGATCGGTTTCGCGGAATTAAGCCTGGAAGAAGGGTCTTTAAATCCCGCGCAAAGCGAACACATTCAAAAGATCGTCAAAAACGGTCAGCAGCTTTTGCGCATCGTGAACGATGTCCTCGATATTTCGAAAGTTGAATCCGATCACCTGCAGGTCGATCGTGTCGACTTTTCGCTACCGCGCCTTTTGGACGAAGTGATCTCGCTCTTGCGCAATCAGGCCGAATCGAAAGGGCTGAGGCTCTCGCTGGAAAAATCCGCGAACCTTCCCGAGTCGGTCTCGACCGATCCCTTGCGCCTGCGCCAAATCCTGATCAACATGATCGGCAACGCGATCAAGTTCACCGAGCGCGGTTCGGTGCAGGTCCTTGCGTCCGTTTCGGCCCGGAGCTCGGGCGACGCGGCGACGCTCGTCTTCCGCATTCTCGATACGGGCCTGGGCATCGACGACACCCAAGCGCGCCGCTTGTTCGAACCTTTCGTGCAGGCCGACGAGTCGATGGCGCGCAAGTTCGGCGGCACCGGTTTGGGTCTTCACTTGTCGCGCAAACTCGCGCGGCTTCTGGGCGGCGACGTGGAACTTGAAAGCAGTCGTCCGGACGCGGGCTCGACCTTCCGGGTCACGATCGACGTGCAACTTCCCTTGGTGAGCCCGCCAAAAGATGCTCCCGCCCCCGCGGCCGGCGCGCACGCCAAACTCCGGGGTCGGCTCTTGGTCGTCGAAGACTCCGTCGACAACCAAATCCTGATTCAAGCCTTCCTGGCCGGCGAAGACCTGCAAATTGATTTGGCCGAAAACGGACGCGAAGGCCTGGAAAAGGCGCTGGCCACCGCGTACGACTTGATTCTGATGGACATCCAGATGCCCGTCATGGACGGCTTCGAGGCGATCAAGCAGCTGCGCGCCCACGGGCACTTCGGCCAGGTCGTGGCCCTGACCGCGCACGGCATGAAGGGCGACCGCGAACGCTGCCTGGAGCAAGGTTTTAACGACTACCTCTCCAAGCCCATCTCGCGCCAGTCCTTGGTCGAATGCGTGAAGGCGAATCTGCCGCAGGGCACGCCGAAGGACCAAAGCTCGTCCCCGGGACTCGAAACCGATCTGCACTAA
- a CDS encoding N-acetylmuramoyl-L-alanine amidase has translation MPSSPLARIAGFAVCLLAFSLPAKATVIAPLHIMVDPGHGGMDAGAVAGGTREADLVLAIAQRLERKLIESPEFKVSLTRRTDERVALNERVRKAEMAQADLFISLHANSNGDARVRGMEIYFQNHLPPDEETLLLAALENQKELLRESVKNRSANLSKKNDVAMIVEDLRRSSRVRTSRRLSLELANTWEPATTNEAATTRTIRQAPFHVVSRISIPSVLIELGFLTNKKDREELKDAVVQARIVDNLYAGLLEYKKRMDQSTAP, from the coding sequence ATGCCCTCTTCGCCCCTTGCCCGGATCGCCGGATTCGCCGTCTGTTTGCTCGCGTTCAGTCTGCCCGCGAAAGCCACCGTCATCGCTCCTCTGCACATCATGGTGGATCCCGGTCACGGCGGCATGGATGCGGGCGCGGTGGCGGGCGGCACGCGCGAAGCGGACCTCGTCCTCGCAATCGCGCAGCGGCTGGAAAGAAAGCTCATCGAGAGTCCCGAATTCAAAGTCAGCCTGACCCGTCGGACGGATGAGCGCGTGGCGCTGAACGAGCGCGTCCGCAAAGCCGAGATGGCGCAGGCGGATCTGTTCATTTCTTTGCACGCGAACTCCAACGGCGACGCGCGCGTGCGCGGGATGGAGATTTACTTTCAGAACCACTTGCCGCCGGACGAAGAGACGCTTCTGCTCGCGGCCTTGGAGAATCAGAAAGAGCTGCTCCGCGAGTCGGTGAAGAACCGCAGCGCGAACCTTTCGAAGAAAAACGACGTCGCCATGATCGTCGAAGATCTGCGCCGCTCTTCGCGCGTGCGCACCTCGCGCCGTTTGAGTCTGGAACTCGCCAACACCTGGGAGCCCGCCACGACCAACGAGGCCGCGACCACCCGGACGATTCGTCAAGCGCCATTTCATGTCGTCTCGCGAATTTCCATTCCCTCCGTGCTGATCGAGCTGGGCTTTTTGACCAATAAAAAGGACCGCGAAGAGCTCAAAGACGCCGTCGTGCAGGCCCGCATCGTCGACAACCTGTACGCGGGGCTTCTGGAGTATAAAAAGCGGATGGATCAAAGCACCGCCCCTTGA